CTCGGGGAACGAACGGTCCATGCCGCTCCAGAAGCAGGTGGTGGCAGCCGAGGTGATAGTGATGCCGCGCTCTTGCTCCTGCTCCATCCAGTCCATGGTGGCTGCGCCGTCATGCACTTCACCGATCTTGTGGTTCACACCGGTGTAGAAAAGAATCCGCTCGGTCGTCGTGGTCTTGCCAGCGTCGATGTGGGCCGAGATACCGATATTGCGGTAGCGCTCGATGGGGGTCTTGCGAGCCATGGTAAATCCTTGGTTGAACGTTGTGTTCGTGTGATGGGCCACCCGCTTTTGCGACGCAGCACCACAATTTGCCGGCGACCTGAATCAAGATAAGGCCGCAGGCAGAAAATGCCAGCGGCCTTACGTTTGCACCGGAGAAAGCCTGGAGGCTTAAAAGCGGAAGTGGCTGAATGCCTTGTTGGCTTCGGCCATGCGGTGCACTTCGTCACGGCGCTTCATCGCGCCGCCACGGCCTTCCGTGGCTTCCAGCAGTTCGTTGGCCAGGCGTTGCGCCATCGACTTTTCGCCACGCTTGCGGGCGGCTTCCTTGATCCAGCGCATCGACAGTGCCAGACGGCGCACGGGGCGCACTTCCACAGGCACCTGGTAGTTGGCACCGCCCACGCGGCGGGACTTCACTTCGACCATAGGCTTCACGTTGTTGATGGCAACGGTGAACGCTTCCAGGGGGTCCTTGTCGGGGTGCTTCTTCTCGATCAGTTCCAGCGCGCCGTAAATGATGCGCTCTGCCACTGCCTTTTTGCCGCCTTCCATGATCACGTTCATGAATTTGGACAGCTCTACATTGCCGAACTTGGGATCCGGCAGGATTTCACGTTTGGGGACTTCGCGACGACGTGGCATTTTTTCACCTCATG
This region of Acidovorax sp. GBBC 1281 genomic DNA includes:
- the rpsG gene encoding 30S ribosomal protein S7; its protein translation is MPRRREVPKREILPDPKFGNVELSKFMNVIMEGGKKAVAERIIYGALELIEKKHPDKDPLEAFTVAINNVKPMVEVKSRRVGGANYQVPVEVRPVRRLALSMRWIKEAARKRGEKSMAQRLANELLEATEGRGGAMKRRDEVHRMAEANKAFSHFRF